The genome window CTACAGCAGTGCCCCTCCTGTCGTGAGGGCATGCAGGGGTTTCGACAGGTGTGGGCCGACCTTGACCGTCTGCCCAGTGTAGAACCTCCTCCATCCCTTCACGAGCGCATTCTTGCAAAACTCGATGAAAAGCCTCTGCAACGCCAACAACCCAAGCTTTTTGGCAGCTGGCAGCTGCTTTGGCGCCCACAGGTGCTTGCAGCCGCCGCTCTTGTGCTTATTGTGCTCCTGGCGGGGCTACAGTTCACACCCGTACGCCATGCCGCTTTGGGGCTGCCGGATAGGCTCTTCGGTTGGCTTCATCCCGTTCGGAAACCGATGCTTCCGCAACCTACTGTGGTTTGGCAGGCCAACGAGAACGGACAGGGTGGCTATTTGGAGGTGCAGTTTCAGGTGCCTGCAACCGAATCGAAGGATGCAGTCTTGCACTTCACGATTGCGTTGGTGCGTCTGCAGCCTGGGTTGCCTGCATCGCAGGGCGATAGAGTGGTGGTACAGCAAGGTGTCGCCCAGGCTGGTACCCTCTACACGGCTCGTATTCAATTGGCACAACAACCCGACCCCTCTCAGTTCTCTCTGCTTTTCTCGGCGGGTTGGGCCAACGATAAAACCGAGAAAACTCAACAGCTCGCCTTACCACCTCTTTCTAATTCCTAATAACCTGGTAGAGTTACCGTGTTGAGAAATCCTCGTGGGTTTGGAATAAACAAAGATGAAGAGGTTGCAAACACGTGCAGGACGTGCATGGCGCAGATAACGAAGAGCCGCAGCCTCTTCCCTGCTACCATGTAATCGCTCTTCGGCAACGAAGAGTGTTGACATAGATTTGCAAATGTC of Chthonomonas calidirosea T49 contains these proteins:
- a CDS encoding zf-HC2 domain-containing protein, giving the protein MQCQDALELFSDYVSGDMDKALQAAFEAHLQQCPSCREGMQGFRQVWADLDRLPSVEPPPSLHERILAKLDEKPLQRQQPKLFGSWQLLWRPQVLAAAALVLIVLLAGLQFTPVRHAALGLPDRLFGWLHPVRKPMLPQPTVVWQANENGQGGYLEVQFQVPATESKDAVLHFTIALVRLQPGLPASQGDRVVVQQGVAQAGTLYTARIQLAQQPDPSQFSLLFSAGWANDKTEKTQQLALPPLSNS